The following are encoded together in the Deinococcus malanensis genome:
- the nuoG gene encoding NADH-quinone oxidoreductase subunit NuoG — MKVTVDGIELDLPAGTSAIDAVFHAGRDVPYFCAHSYLSPVGACRMCLVEAGTPRKNPDGNWALDEATGQTKIFWLPKPMASCTMQATEGMHVRTARTSEVVAKAQAGMMEFTLLNHPLDCPTCDKGGACELQDRAFEYGYGASRYGFDRRHAEKHYPLSDFVVLDQERCIHCKRCVRYFEEVPGQEVLDFIERGGHTFIDTEEGGLPVGFQGNITDICPVGALLDNVARFRGRNWEYDHTPTTCTLCPVGCSITVDARNGRIERIVAGENRDVNEMWICDAGRFGHVSASDGRLYTPLVRGEDGQLRDATWDEAIERMNRGLAAVNPAELGLYLSADSTLEEGVALEALAGTLNTRSVDHWPRQPGVGGAPTLTDIATADAVVIVGADLMKEAPVVQLRVLEMLRGGLIPPEFAHGTAIADLRLVERPGRKPEKLAVIGAQDTDLARQARINSPTPGPEALRGLIGLASPSDPLLIAATNLLAGAGAKGILILGAEALAGMDAPLLAAVQAFAGSLGTRVLALPAGPNSLGLGALGLVPRDGGRSYAQLAQAPAAFISRLDPAAQGLPARARGFTVVHDTHLTATARQADVVLPAVTNYEKRGTTVNLEGRLLPLQQAAVSSGEAADLIRALSALAEALRVRTTVRGQRSAQALVAQRLGQPVDSLPQGGTVVTSLPRPAAPASGLTHTPRLWDMPLTHRETASDWAEHISSLVDNRWELPMHGTSSSAPRSAPGSVPTPGGDD; from the coding sequence ATGAAAGTGACCGTAGACGGAATCGAACTCGACCTCCCGGCCGGAACCAGCGCCATCGACGCGGTGTTCCACGCCGGGCGGGATGTGCCGTACTTCTGTGCGCACAGCTACCTCTCGCCGGTCGGTGCCTGCCGCATGTGTCTGGTGGAAGCCGGGACACCACGCAAGAACCCCGACGGCAACTGGGCCCTGGACGAGGCCACCGGCCAGACCAAGATCTTCTGGCTGCCCAAGCCCATGGCCTCGTGCACCATGCAGGCCACCGAGGGCATGCACGTGCGCACCGCCCGGACCTCCGAGGTGGTGGCCAAGGCGCAGGCCGGCATGATGGAATTCACGCTGCTCAACCACCCGCTCGACTGCCCCACCTGCGACAAGGGCGGCGCCTGCGAACTGCAGGACCGCGCCTTCGAGTACGGCTACGGGGCCAGCCGCTACGGCTTTGACCGCCGCCACGCCGAGAAGCACTACCCGCTGTCGGATTTCGTGGTGCTGGATCAGGAACGCTGTATTCACTGCAAACGCTGCGTGCGCTACTTCGAGGAAGTCCCGGGCCAGGAGGTGCTGGACTTTATCGAGCGCGGTGGCCACACCTTCATCGACACCGAGGAAGGCGGGCTGCCGGTGGGCTTCCAGGGCAACATCACCGATATCTGCCCGGTAGGCGCGCTGCTGGACAACGTGGCGCGGTTCCGCGGGCGCAACTGGGAATACGACCACACGCCGACCACCTGCACGCTGTGCCCGGTAGGCTGCTCGATCACGGTGGACGCGCGCAACGGCCGCATCGAGCGCATCGTGGCCGGCGAGAACCGCGACGTGAACGAGATGTGGATCTGCGACGCCGGCCGTTTCGGGCACGTCTCGGCCTCGGACGGCCGTCTGTACACCCCGCTGGTGCGGGGGGAGGACGGGCAGCTCAGGGACGCGACCTGGGACGAGGCCATCGAGCGGATGAACCGCGGACTCGCGGCCGTGAACCCGGCGGAACTGGGCCTGTACCTCAGCGCCGACAGCACCCTGGAAGAAGGCGTGGCCCTGGAGGCCCTGGCCGGTACCCTGAACACGCGCAGTGTGGACCACTGGCCCCGCCAGCCCGGCGTGGGCGGGGCCCCCACCCTGACGGACATCGCGACCGCCGACGCGGTCGTGATCGTGGGCGCGGACCTGATGAAGGAAGCGCCGGTCGTGCAGCTGCGCGTGCTCGAAATGCTGCGCGGCGGGCTGATTCCCCCCGAGTTCGCCCACGGCACCGCCATTGCCGACCTGCGTCTGGTCGAGCGCCCCGGCCGCAAGCCTGAAAAGCTGGCGGTCATTGGTGCCCAGGACACCGATCTGGCCCGGCAGGCGCGCATCAACTCGCCCACTCCCGGTCCGGAAGCCCTGCGTGGCCTGATCGGCCTGGCTTCTCCGAGCGACCCCCTGCTGATCGCCGCGACCAACCTGCTGGCCGGAGCCGGAGCCAAGGGCATCCTGATTCTGGGTGCCGAGGCTCTGGCCGGCATGGACGCTCCACTCCTGGCGGCTGTGCAGGCCTTCGCGGGCAGCCTCGGGACCCGCGTGCTGGCCCTGCCCGCCGGACCCAACAGTCTGGGTCTGGGCGCGCTGGGGCTGGTGCCCCGCGACGGAGGCCGCAGTTATGCGCAGCTGGCCCAGGCGCCTGCCGCGTTCATCAGCCGACTGGACCCGGCGGCTCAGGGGCTGCCGGCCCGGGCACGCGGCTTCACGGTGGTGCACGATACCCACCTGACCGCGACTGCCCGTCAGGCCGACGTTGTGCTGCCAGCCGTGACCAACTACGAGAAGCGCGGCACCACCGTCAACCTCGAAGGTCGTCTGCTACCGCTGCAACAGGCCGCCGTGAGCAGCGGTGAGGCCGCCGACCTGATCCGCGCCCTGAGCGCGCTGGCTGAAGCCCTGCGTGTCCGGACCACCGTCCGTGGTCAGCGCAGCGCTCAGGCACTGGTCGCGCAGCGGCTCGGTCAACCGGTGGACAGCCTGCCACAGGGCGGCACGGTTGTGACGTCCCTGCCGCGTCCGGCCGCCCCGGCTTCGGGCCTGACCCATACGCCCAGGCTGTGGGACATGCCTCTGACCCACCGTGAAACCGCTTCGGACTGGGCGGAGCACATTTCTTCCCTGGTGGACAACCGCTGGGAGCTGCCCATGCACGGCACGAGCTCTTCGGCTCCCAGGTCGGCCCCGGGGTCCGTCCCAACGCCCGGAGGTGACGACTGA
- the nuoF gene encoding NADH-quinone oxidoreductase subunit NuoF: MTAAEPAPKPITSAKDPRFAPTLYAHVGQAGSWTLDYYRDNGGYEAVRRAFEMGPDAVIDEVKKSGLRGRGGAGFATGLKWSFMPLNDGRQHYVICNADESEPGSFKDRYLLSEDPHQLIEGMLIAGYAMRATVGFIYIRGEYVHAAERVWQAIHEARAAGLLGRNVLGSGFDFDLHVHRGAGAYICGEETALMNSLEGLRANPRLKPPFPAAAGLYGLPTTINNVETFCAATQILKFGAEWHAGMGTERSKGMKLFQISGPVARPGVYELPLGTTFRELIYDWSGGPLEDIKAIIPGGSSCPMMLWSEQTLDTPMDYEAIAAAGSMLGTGGVTLIPRADCIVNVTWNLVRFYAHESCGKCTPCREGISGWMVKMYEKLVRGHGQPGDVQLILDMSENIGGRSFCALADACLGPVLSSISLFRDEYDQLATTGQPVYPSRSRWKAE; encoded by the coding sequence ATGACTGCGGCCGAGCCCGCCCCCAAACCCATCACCAGTGCCAAGGACCCCCGCTTTGCGCCCACCCTGTACGCCCACGTGGGTCAGGCAGGCAGCTGGACCCTGGACTACTACCGCGACAATGGCGGCTACGAGGCGGTGCGCCGGGCCTTTGAAATGGGACCGGACGCGGTCATTGACGAGGTCAAGAAGTCGGGCCTGCGCGGACGCGGCGGCGCGGGTTTCGCCACCGGCCTGAAGTGGTCGTTCATGCCACTGAACGACGGCCGGCAGCACTACGTCATCTGCAACGCCGACGAGTCCGAGCCCGGCTCCTTCAAGGACCGTTACCTGCTGTCCGAGGATCCTCACCAGCTGATCGAGGGCATGCTCATCGCCGGGTACGCGATGCGCGCCACGGTCGGCTTCATCTACATCCGTGGCGAGTACGTGCATGCCGCCGAGCGCGTCTGGCAGGCCATCCACGAGGCCCGCGCGGCCGGGCTGCTGGGCCGCAACGTGCTGGGCAGCGGCTTCGATTTCGACCTGCACGTGCATCGCGGTGCCGGGGCCTATATCTGCGGCGAGGAAACCGCGCTGATGAACTCCCTCGAAGGCCTGCGGGCCAATCCGCGTCTCAAGCCGCCATTTCCAGCCGCCGCCGGTCTGTATGGCCTGCCTACCACCATCAACAACGTGGAAACCTTCTGCGCCGCCACCCAGATCCTGAAGTTCGGAGCCGAGTGGCATGCGGGCATGGGCACCGAACGCAGCAAGGGCATGAAGCTGTTCCAGATCTCAGGGCCAGTGGCCCGTCCTGGCGTGTACGAGCTGCCGCTGGGGACCACCTTCCGTGAACTGATCTACGACTGGTCCGGCGGACCGCTGGAAGACATCAAAGCCATCATCCCCGGCGGGTCGAGCTGCCCAATGATGCTTTGGAGCGAACAGACGCTGGACACGCCCATGGATTACGAGGCCATCGCGGCAGCAGGCAGCATGCTGGGCACCGGGGGCGTGACCCTGATCCCGCGCGCCGACTGCATCGTGAACGTCACCTGGAATCTGGTGCGGTTCTACGCCCATGAGTCCTGCGGCAAATGCACACCCTGCCGCGAGGGCATCTCGGGGTGGATGGTCAAGATGTACGAGAAGCTCGTGCGCGGCCATGGCCAGCCGGGCGACGTGCAGTTGATCCTGGACATGAGCGAGAACATCGGCGGGCGCAGTTTCTGCGCGCTGGCCGACGCCTGCCTGGGCCCGGTGCTGAGCTCAATCAGTCTTTTCCGTGACGAGTACGACCAGCTGGCCACCACGGGTCAGCCGGTATATCCGTCAAGAAGCAGGTGGAAAGCCGAATGA
- the nuoE gene encoding NADH-quinone oxidoreductase subunit NuoE, with amino-acid sequence MSYFADKQSLVAEIMRRYPDSPQGRRSALMPLLREVQNAEGFISEARMAEIGALCGTTATEVRSVLSFYSTYHTVPTGRHHLQVCSTLMCALAGSDELWDHLVSELDVQPGEVTPDGAFSVQKVECLGSCGTAPMMQVNDLGYYENVARAKCDRLLASMRRGETPTPDNPVPVTVNAEGCQVLASGDAVGASITGLAKLPGGRA; translated from the coding sequence TTGAGTTATTTCGCAGATAAACAGAGCCTGGTCGCGGAGATCATGCGCCGCTACCCGGATTCGCCCCAGGGCCGCCGCTCGGCATTGATGCCGCTGCTGCGCGAAGTGCAGAACGCCGAGGGCTTCATCAGCGAGGCGCGCATGGCCGAGATCGGCGCGCTGTGCGGCACCACCGCCACGGAAGTGCGCTCGGTGCTGAGCTTCTATTCCACCTACCACACCGTGCCTACCGGCCGGCATCACCTGCAGGTGTGCTCCACGCTGATGTGCGCCCTGGCTGGCAGCGACGAGCTGTGGGACCACCTGGTCTCGGAGCTGGACGTGCAGCCCGGCGAGGTCACGCCTGACGGCGCGTTCAGCGTGCAGAAGGTCGAGTGCCTGGGCTCGTGCGGCACCGCGCCGATGATGCAGGTCAACGATCTGGGCTACTACGAGAATGTCGCGCGCGCCAAGTGTGACCGTCTGCTGGCCAGCATGCGGCGCGGCGAGACCCCGACGCCCGACAACCCCGTGCCGGTCACCGTGAACGCCGAGGGCTGTCAGGTGCTGGCCAGCGGCGACGCCGTGGGGGCCAGCATCACCGGCCTCGCCAAACTGCCGGGAGGACGCGCATGA
- the nuoD gene encoding NADH dehydrogenase (quinone) subunit D: protein MTSVPTRPQESGPGTTGSSGGTLMHTEVMSLNVGPQHPSTHGVLRLVVDMDGEYVRKVVPHMGYLHTGFEKTFEHRTYQQGVTYAPRTDYLHCFGHELAYVLSVEKLMQAQVPDRASVIRVILHELGRIHSHLVFVGTGLLDLGALTPFFYAFREKESCVDLFEEATGYRMNQGYFRVGGLSRDVPEDWPGHVAQFLDQMERGVDEYTNLFANNPIFVDRARGVGVIPADVALDLGLTGPNLRASGVPLDVRKAHPYCGYEAYDFDVISSTDGDSLARFTMRLLEFRESIKIIRQALARLKPGLIKDPNRKISLPPRQELETSMEAVIHHFKLVTEGFHPPTGEVYVPVEGARGEVGYYIVSDGGSVPYRVKIRAPSFVNLQALEYACVGAQFADLITILATIDPVLGDVDR from the coding sequence ATGACGAGCGTGCCCACACGTCCCCAGGAGTCTGGCCCCGGTACCACGGGCAGTTCGGGCGGTACGCTGATGCATACCGAGGTCATGTCGCTCAACGTCGGGCCGCAGCACCCCTCGACCCACGGCGTGCTGCGTCTGGTGGTGGACATGGACGGCGAGTACGTCCGGAAGGTCGTGCCCCACATGGGCTACCTGCACACCGGCTTCGAGAAGACCTTCGAGCACCGCACCTACCAGCAGGGCGTGACCTACGCGCCGCGCACGGATTACCTGCACTGTTTCGGGCATGAGCTTGCCTACGTGCTCAGCGTGGAAAAACTGATGCAGGCGCAGGTGCCCGACCGTGCCAGCGTGATCCGCGTGATTCTGCACGAACTGGGCCGCATCCACAGCCATCTGGTCTTCGTGGGCACGGGCCTGCTCGACCTCGGCGCCCTGACCCCCTTCTTCTACGCCTTCCGCGAGAAGGAGTCGTGCGTGGACCTCTTCGAGGAGGCCACCGGCTACCGCATGAACCAGGGGTACTTCCGGGTCGGCGGTCTGTCGCGTGACGTGCCCGAGGACTGGCCCGGGCATGTCGCACAATTTCTCGATCAGATGGAGCGCGGGGTCGACGAGTACACCAACCTGTTTGCCAACAACCCCATCTTCGTGGACCGTGCCCGCGGCGTGGGCGTCATTCCCGCCGATGTGGCGCTGGATCTTGGCCTGACCGGCCCGAACCTTCGCGCCAGCGGGGTGCCGCTGGATGTCCGCAAGGCCCATCCCTACTGCGGCTATGAGGCCTACGACTTCGACGTGATCAGCAGCACGGACGGTGACTCGCTGGCCCGCTTCACCATGCGGCTGCTGGAGTTCCGCGAGAGCATCAAAATCATCCGCCAGGCTCTCGCGCGCCTGAAGCCGGGCTTGATCAAGGACCCCAACCGTAAGATCAGCCTGCCGCCGCGCCAGGAGCTGGAAACCAGCATGGAAGCGGTCATCCACCACTTCAAGCTGGTCACCGAGGGCTTTCATCCGCCGACCGGCGAGGTCTACGTGCCGGTGGAAGGTGCGCGTGGCGAGGTCGGGTATTACATCGTCTCGGACGGCGGCAGCGTGCCGTACCGGGTCAAGATCCGTGCGCCCAGCTTCGTCAACCTGCAGGCCCTGGAATACGCCTGTGTCGGCGCGCAGTTTGCCGATCTGATCACCATTCTCGCCACCATCGACCCTGTCCTGGGGGACGTGGACCGGTAA
- a CDS encoding NADH-quinone oxidoreductase subunit C: MDPLTPVVATTVTGSGVTDSTRDVTALLGELGLTEEHAAEPTAVVPAADLRRVAQALKDRGFMLMDTVGVDYLKYPEARPARFCVLHNVYHPHDHRRVFLRVWLDDGQPLDSLYPVWRSANYLEREVYDLVGVEFTGHPDLRKVLTPDDLEGNPLRKDFPLGETPTLFREGRFLDPATFRAGLNGQQGGLTGYRGEYRRGQSGDREPPVMPAGGPK, translated from the coding sequence ATGGACCCGCTGACCCCGGTTGTGGCGACCACCGTGACGGGTTCAGGCGTGACCGACTCCACCAGGGACGTCACGGCGTTGCTGGGCGAACTGGGCCTGACCGAGGAACACGCGGCCGAGCCCACCGCCGTTGTCCCCGCAGCTGACCTGCGGCGGGTGGCCCAGGCCTTAAAGGACCGCGGCTTCATGCTGATGGACACCGTGGGCGTCGACTACCTGAAATACCCCGAGGCCCGTCCTGCCCGCTTCTGTGTGCTGCACAACGTCTACCACCCGCACGACCACCGCCGCGTGTTCCTGCGCGTGTGGCTGGACGACGGGCAGCCGCTGGACAGTCTGTACCCGGTATGGCGCTCGGCCAACTACCTGGAGCGCGAGGTCTACGACCTGGTGGGCGTGGAGTTCACCGGACATCCGGACCTGCGCAAGGTGCTGACGCCTGACGACCTCGAAGGCAACCCGCTGCGCAAGGACTTTCCGCTCGGAGAGACGCCCACGCTGTTCCGCGAGGGGCGCTTTCTGGACCCGGCGACGTTTCGTGCGGGCCTCAACGGGCAACAGGGCGGCCTGACCGGCTACCGGGGCGAGTACCGCCGTGGTCAGAGCGGCGACCGAGAGCCGCCGGTGATGCCGGCAGGAGGCCCGAAATGA
- a CDS encoding NuoB/complex I 20 kDa subunit family protein, giving the protein MALKELFDRDWQELESEGILFSNLEKLVAWGRSNSLWPATFGLACCAIEMMSSTNARNDMSRFGSEVFRASPRQADVMIVAGRLSKKMAPVMRRVYDQMPDPKWVIAMGACASSGGMFNNYAIVQNVDSVVPVDIYVPGCPPRPEALIYAVMQLQKKVRGEAFDQLGHQLPMVDAWTR; this is encoded by the coding sequence ATGGCACTGAAGGAACTGTTTGACCGCGACTGGCAGGAACTCGAATCAGAAGGCATCCTGTTTTCCAACCTGGAAAAGCTGGTGGCCTGGGGCCGCAGCAACTCGCTGTGGCCTGCGACCTTCGGGCTGGCGTGCTGCGCCATCGAGATGATGAGCAGCACCAACGCCCGCAACGACATGAGCCGCTTCGGCAGTGAGGTGTTCCGCGCCTCCCCCCGGCAGGCTGACGTGATGATCGTGGCCGGGCGCCTGAGCAAGAAGATGGCCCCGGTGATGCGCCGGGTCTATGACCAGATGCCCGACCCCAAGTGGGTCATCGCCATGGGCGCGTGCGCCAGCAGCGGGGGGATGTTCAACAACTACGCTATCGTGCAGAACGTCGACAGCGTGGTGCCGGTGGATATCTACGTCCCGGGCTGCCCGCCGCGTCCCGAAGCGCTGATCTACGCCGTGATGCAGCTGCAGAAGAAGGTCCGTGGCGAGGCATTTGACCAGCTGGGTCACCAGCTGCCGATGGTGGACGCATGGACCCGCTGA
- a CDS encoding NADH-quinone oxidoreductase subunit A, with product MLLVALSIGILAVLVSAILGPKKSSRTKLMAYESGNDPEGGGVGTGQRFPVHFYLVAMLFIIFDIETAFFFPLAVAYQKLIPFAFFEAITFVLLLLVGYYYVLKKRVLEWT from the coding sequence ATGCTGCTGGTTGCTTTGAGCATCGGCATTCTCGCTGTTCTGGTCAGTGCCATCCTGGGCCCCAAGAAGTCCAGCCGAACCAAACTGATGGCCTACGAGAGCGGCAACGACCCGGAAGGCGGCGGCGTGGGCACCGGTCAGCGCTTCCCGGTGCACTTCTACCTGGTGGCCATGCTGTTCATCATTTTCGACATCGAGACCGCGTTCTTCTTTCCGCTGGCGGTGGCCTACCAGAAGCTGATTCCCTTCGCGTTCTTCGAAGCGATCACCTTTGTGCTGCTGCTGCTGGTCGGGTACTACTACGTGCTGAAAAAGCGGGTCCTGGAATGGACCTGA
- a CDS encoding sensor histidine kinase has product MTSPAPTVFVVTAERPRAVQLASTLAQTDVLFIQDAETLLREAHVRVPDVVLLYSDTPGVPLSQVLPMLRQRQELSNTWWLAVGTHGLGELLAAGADALISDASPVEALSLQVQTMLRRVGQARIASERVGQLQRRMDTWEHEERVRDQLVHMLVHDLKNPIAAVMGLLEIVQDDNRVPDDARDLVRIARDETQHLLHLAANMLDVRKIQAGKMNLRRELMFSPMFAEVIEQARGDIGSGLRERNVRVEVQQDMSPADADPEIVRRIMANLISNALKHTTNGGMIGISVSMLEDAVHVVVQDNGEGIPEEDIPNLFAAFEQSRLTLHGRFDTGMGLAFCKMAVEEHGGTIGVESERGLGATFRFTLPLSRDTDEDDSADLLV; this is encoded by the coding sequence ATGACAAGCCCTGCTCCTACTGTTTTCGTCGTCACGGCGGAGCGCCCGCGCGCCGTGCAGCTGGCATCCACGCTCGCGCAGACCGACGTGCTGTTTATCCAGGACGCCGAGACGCTGCTGCGCGAGGCTCATGTGCGCGTGCCGGACGTCGTGCTGCTGTACAGCGATACCCCCGGCGTGCCGCTTTCGCAGGTGCTGCCCATGCTGCGTCAGCGTCAGGAACTGAGCAACACCTGGTGGCTGGCTGTGGGTACCCATGGTCTGGGCGAACTGCTCGCGGCCGGTGCCGACGCCCTGATCAGTGACGCCTCTCCTGTCGAGGCACTGAGCCTGCAGGTGCAGACCATGCTGAGGCGGGTCGGCCAGGCCCGCATCGCGTCTGAGCGGGTGGGTCAGCTGCAGCGGCGCATGGACACCTGGGAGCATGAGGAACGGGTCCGCGACCAGCTGGTCCACATGCTGGTACATGACCTGAAAAATCCCATCGCGGCCGTCATGGGCCTGCTGGAAATTGTTCAGGACGATAATCGCGTGCCCGACGACGCCCGGGATCTGGTACGGATAGCACGTGACGAGACCCAGCACCTGCTGCATCTGGCGGCCAACATGCTGGATGTCCGCAAGATTCAGGCCGGCAAGATGAACCTGCGCCGCGAACTGATGTTCAGCCCCATGTTTGCCGAGGTGATCGAGCAGGCGCGCGGGGACATCGGCAGCGGCCTGCGCGAGCGCAACGTCCGGGTGGAGGTCCAGCAGGACATGAGCCCCGCCGACGCCGACCCCGAGATCGTGCGGCGCATCATGGCCAATCTGATAAGCAACGCGTTGAAACACACCACCAACGGGGGCATGATCGGTATCTCTGTGTCCATGCTGGAGGACGCTGTGCACGTCGTCGTGCAGGACAACGGCGAGGGCATCCCCGAGGAAGACATTCCCAACCTGTTCGCGGCCTTTGAGCAAAGCCGTCTGACGCTGCATGGCCGCTTCGACACCGGCATGGGACTGGCGTTCTGCAAGATGGCGGTCGAGGAACATGGCGGGACCATCGGCGTGGAGTCTGAGCGTGGTCTCGGCGCCACTTTCAGGTTCACCCTGCCTCTCTCGCGCGACACGGATGAAGATGATTCCGCCGACCTGCTGGTGTGA
- a CDS encoding carbohydrate ABC transporter permease, protein MNPTTQFTPGRAGTYVLLLLAALFFLVPVYLLLATALKSPDAISLTTTWHWPAALNWASFQEAWAKIGGNMGNSLFLAVVATVLAALMGSINGYALAKWKFRGANTLFALMLFGMFIPYQAVLIPLFQFIKSLGLYGSIWGLILAHVVYGLPITTLIFRNFYADVPDALVEAATIDGAGFWAIYRKVIFPISIPGFVVVVIWEFTQVWNEFLFAATLTNTSSQPVTYALSQLAGGQAVSWNLPMAGAILAALPTLLVYILLGRYFVRGLLAGSVKG, encoded by the coding sequence ATGAATCCGACGACCCAATTCACGCCGGGCCGGGCGGGGACATACGTCCTGCTGCTGCTGGCGGCCCTGTTCTTCCTGGTGCCGGTCTACCTGCTGCTGGCCACGGCACTCAAGAGCCCCGACGCCATCAGCCTGACCACCACCTGGCACTGGCCGGCCGCGCTGAACTGGGCCAGCTTCCAGGAGGCCTGGGCCAAGATCGGCGGCAACATGGGCAACAGCCTGTTCCTGGCGGTGGTGGCGACCGTGCTGGCCGCCCTGATGGGCAGCATCAACGGCTACGCGCTGGCCAAGTGGAAATTTCGCGGAGCCAACACCCTGTTCGCCCTGATGCTGTTCGGGATGTTCATTCCGTATCAGGCGGTCCTGATCCCGCTGTTCCAGTTCATCAAGTCGCTGGGGCTGTACGGCAGCATCTGGGGTCTGATCCTGGCGCACGTGGTGTACGGTCTGCCGATCACCACGCTGATCTTCCGGAACTTCTACGCCGACGTGCCCGACGCCCTGGTTGAGGCCGCCACCATCGACGGGGCGGGCTTCTGGGCCATCTACCGCAAGGTCATCTTCCCGATCAGCATTCCCGGCTTCGTGGTGGTCGTGATCTGGGAGTTCACGCAGGTGTGGAACGAGTTCCTGTTCGCCGCGACGCTGACCAACACCAGTTCGCAGCCGGTGACCTACGCACTGTCGCAGCTGGCGGGAGGACAGGCCGTGTCGTGGAACCTGCCGATGGCCGGGGCTATCCTGGCCGCGCTGCCCACCCTGCTGGTCTACATTCTGCTGGGCCGCTACTTCGTGCGCGGTCTGCTGGCCGGAAGCGTCAAAGGCTGA
- a CDS encoding carbohydrate ABC transporter permease, with product MRGLTRDRLWAIAVLLPSVILLGVFVYGFIGRTVYVSLTDWGNDPAQALAANPVIQWVGLANYQELFSGFLQGRFRQELVSTIFFTLFFILGCLGLGLGLAMILDRNPKGEGLWRTIFLFPMSLSFIVTGTIWRWMLQPQGGVNQIPTVVGGQPGTFSWLSSTEAIWKFDWNRLPLMTAVVVAVVLGVIALRALRVAQRPRALVAGLCALMLLAWALFVGPNLKLLAAPELHGFNLALIGIIIAAVWQMSGYTMALYLAGLRGIPEEIREAARVDGATDAQMYRRVIFPLLAPITLSAMIILGHISLKIFDLVYAMSGPDNTFTSVPALNMYLTSFRQNQFALGAAIGTILLLLVAFVIVPYLASAFRTEESH from the coding sequence TTGAGAGGCTTAACAAGAGACCGCCTGTGGGCCATCGCGGTGCTGCTGCCCAGCGTCATTCTGCTGGGCGTGTTTGTGTACGGCTTTATCGGCCGTACGGTGTATGTCAGCCTGACCGACTGGGGCAATGACCCGGCGCAGGCCCTGGCCGCAAACCCGGTGATTCAGTGGGTGGGACTGGCCAACTATCAGGAATTGTTTTCCGGCTTCCTGCAGGGCCGCTTCCGCCAGGAACTGGTCAGCACCATCTTCTTTACCCTGTTTTTCATTCTGGGCTGCCTGGGTCTGGGTCTGGGCCTGGCCATGATCCTGGACCGCAACCCGAAAGGGGAGGGACTGTGGCGCACCATCTTCCTGTTTCCAATGAGCCTGTCGTTTATCGTGACCGGCACCATCTGGCGCTGGATGCTGCAGCCGCAGGGCGGAGTTAATCAGATCCCCACGGTAGTGGGAGGGCAGCCAGGCACCTTCAGCTGGCTGAGCAGCACCGAGGCCATCTGGAAGTTCGACTGGAACAGGCTGCCGCTGATGACGGCCGTGGTGGTCGCCGTGGTGCTGGGCGTCATCGCCCTGCGGGCGCTGAGGGTAGCGCAGCGCCCCCGCGCGCTGGTCGCCGGGCTGTGCGCCCTGATGCTGCTGGCCTGGGCACTGTTTGTCGGACCGAATCTGAAGCTGCTGGCGGCCCCTGAGCTGCACGGCTTCAACCTGGCCCTGATCGGCATCATCATCGCGGCCGTATGGCAGATGAGCGGCTACACCATGGCCCTGTACCTGGCCGGCCTGCGCGGCATTCCCGAGGAGATTCGCGAGGCGGCGCGCGTGGACGGCGCCACCGACGCCCAGATGTACCGCCGGGTGATTTTCCCCCTGCTGGCGCCCATTACCCTGAGCGCCATGATCATCCTGGGGCACATCAGCCTCAAGATCTTCGATCTGGTGTACGCCATGTCGGGGCCGGACAACACCTTTACCAGCGTTCCGGCCCTGAACATGTACCTGACCAGCTTCCGTCAGAACCAGTTCGCGCTGGGCGCCGCCATCGGCACGATCCTGCTGCTGCTGGTCGCCTTCGTGATCGTGCCGTACCTGGCCAGCGCCTTCCGCACCGAGGAGAGCCACTGA